Genomic segment of Staphylococcus muscae:
CCTCTAGAAGTCGTTGTGCGTAACATTGCGGCAGGATCTATTACAAAGAGACTCGGATTCGAGAAAGGGCATTTGTTTGATCAACCGCTTGTTGAGTTCTTCTATAAAAATGACGACTTGAATGACCCACTAATTACAGATGACCAAATCCAACTTCTGCAGATTGCAACGATAGATGAAATTCAACAATTGAAACAACAAGCATTACAAGTGAATAAAGCTTTAGTTCAACTCATGGATCAAATGGGATTATCACTCGTTGATTTCAAAATTGAGTTTGGCAAAGATTCAACGGGGACGATTCTTTTAGCTGATGAAATTTCACCAGATACATGTCGCATATGGGATAAGGAAACAAAAGAAAATTTCGATAAAGATGTTTATCGTGAAGACACAGGATCACTTATTGATACGTATCAAGCATTTTTAACAAAATTGGAGGCATTATAAATTATGAAAACGATCGAGTTACACATCACATTACAACCACAAGTTTTAGACACGCAAGGACAAGCATTAACACGTGCTGTACATGACTTAGGTTATGAGCAAGTGAATGACATTCGTGTCGGAAAAGTATTGTATCTTACAGTTGATGAAGCATCCGACGAAGCAGTACACAATATTGTAACAACACTTAGTGAGAAGTTATTTGCGAATACAGTGATTGAAGAATATAGTTATCATGTTTTGGATGAAAAGGAGAATGCATAATATGAAATTCGCCGTCCTAAGATTCCCGGGATCTAACTGTGATAGAGATATGTATAATGCAGCGATCAAAGCGGGAGTAGATGCAGAATATGTTGATTATCGAGAAAAGTCATTAGATGGATTTGATGGTGTTTTAATTCCGGGTGGTTTTTCATTCGGCGACTATTTAAGATCAGGTGCCGTTGCAGCTGTTGCACCTGTCATTGAAGAAGTGAAACGTTTGGCAGATGAAGGAAAACCCGTACTTGGTGTTTGTAATGGATTTCAAATTTTAACAGAAATTGGTTTATTACCAGGTGCATTATTACACAACGATTCGCATCTATTCGTGAGTCGTAACGAACCACTTACAATTGTAAATAATCAAACGCCATTCACATCGCTTTATGATAAAGGTGAAACAGTCGTTTACCCAGTTGCGCATGGAGAAGGGCATTACTACTGTACAGACGAGATTTATGAACAATTGGTTCATAACAATCAAATTGTTTTGAAATATCAAGATAATCCGAATGGGTCACATGATGATATTGCAGGAATTATCAATGAACGAGGTAATGTATGTGGTATGATGCCACACCCAGAACGTGCACTAGAACAAATTTTAGGAACAGACAGTGGTGTAAAATTATTTGAATCTATGGTGAAAAGCTGGAGGGAACAACATGCCTAAATTTTTAGAACCAACTGCCGAAGAGATCAAAACACAAAAAATATACCGTGAAATGGGTCTCAGTGATGCAGAATTTGATAAAGTCGAAACGATTTTGGGAAGAAAGCCAAACTATACAGAAACAGGTATTTTTTCCGTGATGTGGAGTGAACATTGTTCTTACAAGCATTCCAAACCATTTTTAAAGCAATTCCCAACAACAGGTGAACATGTCTTAATGGGACCTGGTGAAGGTGCAGGTGTCGTTGATATTGGTGATAATCAAGCAGTTGTATTTAAAGTTGAGTCGCACAACCACCCTTCAGCGATTGAGCCGTATCAAGGTGCGGCAACAGGTGTAGGTGGTATTATCCGCGACATCGTATCAATCGGTGCACGTCCGATTAATTTATTGAATAGTTTGCGTTTCGGTGAACTGACTGAGAAAACGAATCGTCGCTTATTACGTGGTGTTGTTGCTGGTATCGGTGGTTATGGTAACTGTATCGGTATTCCAACCACTGCTGGTGAAATTGAGTTTGATGATCGATATGACGGTAATCCACTTGTTAATGCGATGTGTGTTGGTGTGATTGATCACGATATGATTCAAAAAGGGTTAGCACAAGGCGTTGGTAATTCAGTGATTTATGTTGGATTAAAAACTGGACGTGACGGTATTCACGGTGCAACGTTTGCATCAGAAGAGTTGACTGAAGAAAGTGAAAGCAAACGCCCATCTGTTCAAATCGGCGATCCGTTTGTTGGTAAAAAGTTGATGGAAGCAACTCTTGAAGCGATCACATACCCAGAACTTGTTGGTATTCAAGATATGGGGGCAGCTGGTTTAACGTCATCATCATCTGAAATGGCAGCTAAAGGTGGCAGTGGCATTCACTTACAACTTGAAAAAGTACCTGTACGTGAAATGGGTATCTCACCTTATGAAATGATGTTGTCTGAAACACAAGAGCGTATGTTATTAGTTGTTAAAAAAGGAACAGAACAAAAGTTTTTAGATTTATTTGAGAAACATGAACTGGACAGTGCTGTTATCGGTGAAGTTACAGACACAGATCGCTTTGTCTTAACTTATGAAGGCGAAGTATTTGCAGACATTCCTGTTAAACCTTTGGATCATGAAGCGCCTGTTTATGTGTTAGAGGGAGAACCATTAAAGCATGATAAGCCAGCGAATGATTATAGTGGAATTGATGTTGAAGATGTGTTTGATCGATTGTTAACACATCCAACAATTGCTTCAAAACAATATTTGTATCGTCAATATGATCAACAAGTTGGGGCGAATACAATTGTTAAACCAGGTTTACAAGCGTCTGTTGTACGTGTAGAAGGTACGAATAAAGCGGTTGCGTCGACAATTGATGGTGAGGCACGCTATGTGTTTAACGATCCATATGAAGGCGGCAAAATGGTTGTAGCAGAAGCGTATCGTAATCTAATCGCAGTTGGAGCAAAACCTTTAGCGATGACGGACTGCTTGAATTATGGCTCACCTGAAAAGAAACATATTTATCAACAACTGATTGACTCAACTCGTGGTATGGCAGAGGCATGTGATGTGTTAGAGACACCAGTTGTTTCAGGTAACGTGTCACTTTATAACGAAACACGTACGTCGTCTATTTTCCCAACGCCTGTTGTAGGGATGGTAGGTCTCATTGAAGATATCGATTACCTTCGTGATTTTACACCTTCTGCTGGTGATAAAGTGTACGTGGTTGGCGAAACAACAGATAATTATGGTGGTAGTCAAGTTGAAAAGTTATTATACGGTGATGTGAATCATGAAACAGAAACAGTTGACTTAACAGAAGAAGCAACAAAAGGTGAAGCAATTCGAAAAGCGGTTCGAGAAGGTGTGCTTTCACATGTTCAAACAGTCGGAAAAGGTGGATTACTCATCATATTGGCACGTATGAGTGCATTCTACAATTTAGGGTTAGATGCAACTGTTGATTTGAGCAATGCACAGCTATTTAGTGAGACACAAGGTCGTTACGTCGTTGTTGTGAAAGCAGGGCAAACATTTGCGCATGACAATGCTGTTGAAATTGGTACACTCACTGACAATGATGACTTTAAAGTAGCAGCACAACACAAAACATTACACCGTCGTACATCTGAATTGAAAGAAGCATGGGAAGGGGCAATCGAAGCATGTATGACATCCGTGGATTAAATGAAGAATGTGGTGTATTCGGCATATGGAATCATCCTTACGCTGCCCATTTAACGTATCTGGCACTACACAGTCTTCAACATCGCGGGCAAGAAGGTGCTGGTATCGTATGCTCCAACGGTGAACAATTATTCGGTGCACGTGGCATGGGATTGCTTACTGAAGCGATTTCAGATGAGCAACTCAAGTCATTGGAAGGATATCAGAGTGCCATCGGTCATGTCCGCTATGCAACGACAGGTGCTAGTGAAATTTCGAATGTACAGCCATTCTTATTCAAGCATTCGAAAGGTGATTTAGGATTGGCACATAATGGTAACCTGACGAATGCACATCAAATACGTCGTGCAATTGAATCAGAGGGCGGTATTTTTCAAACGACAAGTGACTCAGAAGTACTAGCTCATTTATTAATCAAAGGAAAGTCAAAACATATTAAAACAAATCAAAAAGCGGCGTTAAACCAAGTGAAAGGTGCATTTAGCTGTGTCATATTAAACGAAAAGCAATTAACAGCTACACGTGATAACTGTGGTGTCCGTCCGTTAATGCTAGGAAAAGTAGATGGCGCATACTGTGTTGCCAGTGAAACATGTGCCTTTACGGCGATTGGTGCAGAATATATTCGCGATATTGAACCGGGAGAGTTAATTACGTTCTCTGGCGACAATGACGTAGATTATGACTCTTACACGCCTGACACTCATCAACATATGTGTTCGATGGAGTACATCTACTTTGCACGACCTGACTCTGAATTTCAAAAGCATTCTATCTACCAAGTGCGCAAAGCATTAGGACGTCAATTAGCAAAAGAAATGGGTATCGAAGCAGATATCGTGATTGGAGTTCCTGACTCATCTTTACAAGCTGCAAAAGGATTTTCAGAAGAGACAGGTATCCCGAATGAGCAAGGGCTATTAAAAAATAGATATATCGGTAGAACGTTCATCACACCTGATCAAAGTGTACGTGAAAGACAAGTACGTATGAAACATTCACCGATTCGTGATGTTGTAGAAGGCAAAAGCATCGTCGTCATTGATGATTCTATTGTACGTGGGACCACAAGTAAATACATTGTTAAAGCATTAAAATCTGCAGGTGCACGTGAAGTGCATATGGGTATTTCATCACCACCTTTAAAAAATCCTTGTTATTACGGTATTGATGTGTCAACACATGCAGAGCTAATGGCTGCGCAATATTCAGTAGAAACAATTAAAGAGATGATTGGTGCAGATTCATTAACGTATCTCTCTGTTGAAGGAATGCATGAAGTCTTCAAACAGTATGGCTCTAAAGGGGAGTGCAATGCTTGCTTTACAGGGAATTACCCGATTGAAATTGTTGATAATCTATTACCAGAAGTTAAAGAATTGAAAAGAAGAGGAGTGTAGTCAATGGCTGAGTCATACAAACAAGCCGGTGTTGATATTGAAGCAGGATATGAAGCAGTGAAGCAAATGTCAAGTCATGTCGAACGTACGATGCGTCGAGAAGTTTTAGGAGGGCTCGGAGGATTTGGTGCTACTTTTGATCTTTCACAATTGAACATGAAAGCACCAGTGCTCGTATCAGGAACAGATGGTGTTGGAACGAAATTAAAACTAGCCATTGATCACAATAAACATGACACGATTGGAATAGATGCTGTGGCAATGTGCGTCAACGATATTTTGACAACAGGTGCAGAGCCGCTTTATTTCTTAGATTATATTGCAACAAACAAAGTTGTACCAGAAGTGATTGCACAAATTGTTAAAGGAATCAGTGATGGTTGTGTCGAAACAAATACGGCACTCATCGGTGGAGAAACAGCTGAAATGGGCGAAATGTATCACGAAGGTGAATACGATGTAGCAGGGTTTGCCGTTGGAGCTGTCGAAAAAGAAGACTATATTGATGGATCAGAAGTTAAAGCTGGCGATGTGATCATTGGATTGGCTTCTCACGGTATTCACTCAAATGGCTTCAGCTTAGTACGACGATTAATCGAACAGTCAGGCATTGATGTCCATGAAAAATTCGACGGTGAACGTTCATATCTTGAAACATTTCTCACGCCGACAGCACTTTATGTAAAACCGGTGTTAGCTGTTAAAGAGCAAGTGCGTATTAAAGCGATGACGCATATTACCGGCGGTGGTTTTTACGAAAATATTCCACGTGCCTTACCAGAAGGAAAAACAGCGGTAATTAATACGTCAGCATTCCCAACACCTAAAGTGTTCGACTGGCTTCAAGAAGTAGGACGTATCGATTTAGATGAAATGTATCATATTTTTAATATGGGTATTGGATATACATTAGTAGTCGATGCAGAAGATGAAGATCGTGTTCATGAAATTTTAAAAACGATGAATGTTGCAGCTTATTCAATTGGAACAGTTACTGAAGAAGCAGAAGCCATTCGTTTAGTGGAGGCGTAACAGTGGTTAAAATTGCAATTTTTGCATCAGGATCTGGAACGAACTTTGATAACATTATGCAACGTGTAAAAAAAGGGGTATTACGCAATATTGAAGTGACGGCATTGTATACAGATCAGCCGACAGCGGCATGCGTACAACTAGGACAACAACATGGGTTACCGGTTCATACTTATAGACCTAAATCATATGTTGATAAACTAGCGTACGAGCAAGACGTGTTGAAACAGTTAGAAGCAGAACAAGTAGAATGGATTGTGTTGGCAGGTTATATGCGTTTAATCGGTAATACATTACTCGATGCATATGAAGGGAAAATTTTAAATATTCATCCTTCACTTTTACCGAAATACAAAGGTATCGACGCAATTGGTAAGGCGCTAAATAATGGGGAACTTGAAACGGGAACAACCGTTCATTATGTCGATGCAGGTATGGATACAGGACAAATTATTGCACAACGAAAATGTCCGATATATCAGGACGATACGAAAGCAGCATTAGAAGACCGCATTAAAAGTTTGGAATATGAATTATATCCAGAAGTCATACAACAGATTATTCGATAAGGAGCTTGAAATAGGATGAAAAAAGCGATATTGAGCGTTTCTAATAAAACTGGTATTGCAACATTTGCGAAAAAACTTGTAGCAGAAGGTTTTGAGTTGTATTCAACAGGTGGTACATACCGTGCGATTGAAGAGGCAGGTGTGCCAGTAGCATCAGTATCAGAACTGACACAATTTGATGAAATTATGGATGGGCGTGTAAAAACATTACATCCAGCAGTACACGGTGGTATTTTGGCAGATCGTGATAAACCTGAGCATCTTGAACAGTTAGCAGCACAAAACATTGATTTAATTGATATGGTCGTTGTGAACTTATATCCATTTCAAGAAACAATTAAAAATCCGAATGTGACTGAGATGGATGCGATTGAAAATATTGATATTGGTGGACCAACGATGTTGCGTGCAGCTGCTAAGAATTTCAAACATGTTGTAACAATTGTAAATCCTGATGATTATGATGAAGTTATTTCAAGATTACAAGCGGATACTTTGTATGAAGCGTATCGCAAATCATTGATGATTAAAGTTTTTAAACATACTTTTGAGTATGATCAGGCAATTACGAATTATTTTAGTAACAATGAAGAAGTATTGCGTTACGGTGAAAACCCACAACAAGCAGCGACATTTGTTCGTACATCTACGGCACCTAATACGCTTGCAGGCGCGATACAACATCACGGCAAGCAGTTGAGTTATAACAATATTAAAGATGCAGATGCGGCGTTAACATTAGTGAAACAGTTTGAAAGTCCTGCAGCTGTTGCGGTGAAACATATGAATCCATGTGGTGTAGGTATTGGAGAAACGATTCATGAGGCTTATTTAAATGCCTATGAGGCGGATAGTCAATCTATTTTTGGTGGTATTGTGGCGCTGAACCGTCCAGTGACTAAAGAATTAGCTGAGTCACTACACAGTATTTTCTTAGAAGTAGTCATTGCGCCAAGCTTTGATGAAGCGGCTTTAGCTGTCTTACAACAAAAGAAAAATATCCGTTTGTTAGAAGTAGAAATGACAAGTGACCCATCTGAACAAGAATTTGTCTCTGTATCAGGTGGCTATCTTGTACAAGATAAAGATACATTTGATGTACCAAAATCTGAAATGAAGGTTGTTACTGATGTCGCACCGACAGATGAACAATGGGAAGCACTTCTTCTTGGTTGGAAAGTCGTAAAAGCAGTGAAGAGTAACGCAATTGTGTTAGCAAACCGTAAGCAAACAGTGGGCGTTGGTGCAGGACAAATGAATCGTGTCGGGTCAGCTGAAATTGCGATTGAACGAGCAATTGAGATGAATGACAACGTTGTGCTTGCATCAGATGGATTCTTCCCAATGGATGATACGGTAGAGACAGCGGCAAAAGCAGGGGTTAAAGCGATTATTCAACCGGGTGGCTCTATTAAAGACCAAGATTCAATCGATATGGCGAATAAATATGGTATCGCAATGGTGACGACAGGCATGCGTCACTTCAAACATTAAGGAGGCCGTGCATATGAATATTTTAGTTATCGGTGGCGGTGGACGAGAACATGTCCTTGCAAAAAAGTTAAACCAATCACCACTTGTTGAATGTGTATATGCTA
This window contains:
- the purC gene encoding phosphoribosylaminoimidazolesuccinocarboxamide synthase is translated as MSLLYEGKAKRIYDTDETNVVRVEYKDEVTAGNGAKKDKMTGKGRLNNQITARIFEHLSAQGIESHFIRQFSETEQLVKTVDIIPLEVVVRNIAAGSITKRLGFEKGHLFDQPLVEFFYKNDDLNDPLITDDQIQLLQIATIDEIQQLKQQALQVNKALVQLMDQMGLSLVDFKIEFGKDSTGTILLADEISPDTCRIWDKETKENFDKDVYREDTGSLIDTYQAFLTKLEAL
- the purS gene encoding phosphoribosylformylglycinamidine synthase subunit PurS, coding for MKTIELHITLQPQVLDTQGQALTRAVHDLGYEQVNDIRVGKVLYLTVDEASDEAVHNIVTTLSEKLFANTVIEEYSYHVLDEKENA
- the purQ gene encoding phosphoribosylformylglycinamidine synthase I, which translates into the protein MKFAVLRFPGSNCDRDMYNAAIKAGVDAEYVDYREKSLDGFDGVLIPGGFSFGDYLRSGAVAAVAPVIEEVKRLADEGKPVLGVCNGFQILTEIGLLPGALLHNDSHLFVSRNEPLTIVNNQTPFTSLYDKGETVVYPVAHGEGHYYCTDEIYEQLVHNNQIVLKYQDNPNGSHDDIAGIINERGNVCGMMPHPERALEQILGTDSGVKLFESMVKSWREQHA
- the purL gene encoding phosphoribosylformylglycinamidine synthase subunit PurL gives rise to the protein MPKFLEPTAEEIKTQKIYREMGLSDAEFDKVETILGRKPNYTETGIFSVMWSEHCSYKHSKPFLKQFPTTGEHVLMGPGEGAGVVDIGDNQAVVFKVESHNHPSAIEPYQGAATGVGGIIRDIVSIGARPINLLNSLRFGELTEKTNRRLLRGVVAGIGGYGNCIGIPTTAGEIEFDDRYDGNPLVNAMCVGVIDHDMIQKGLAQGVGNSVIYVGLKTGRDGIHGATFASEELTEESESKRPSVQIGDPFVGKKLMEATLEAITYPELVGIQDMGAAGLTSSSSEMAAKGGSGIHLQLEKVPVREMGISPYEMMLSETQERMLLVVKKGTEQKFLDLFEKHELDSAVIGEVTDTDRFVLTYEGEVFADIPVKPLDHEAPVYVLEGEPLKHDKPANDYSGIDVEDVFDRLLTHPTIASKQYLYRQYDQQVGANTIVKPGLQASVVRVEGTNKAVASTIDGEARYVFNDPYEGGKMVVAEAYRNLIAVGAKPLAMTDCLNYGSPEKKHIYQQLIDSTRGMAEACDVLETPVVSGNVSLYNETRTSSIFPTPVVGMVGLIEDIDYLRDFTPSAGDKVYVVGETTDNYGGSQVEKLLYGDVNHETETVDLTEEATKGEAIRKAVREGVLSHVQTVGKGGLLIILARMSAFYNLGLDATVDLSNAQLFSETQGRYVVVVKAGQTFAHDNAVEIGTLTDNDDFKVAAQHKTLHRRTSELKEAWEGAIEACMTSVD
- the purF gene encoding amidophosphoribosyltransferase; amino-acid sequence: MYDIRGLNEECGVFGIWNHPYAAHLTYLALHSLQHRGQEGAGIVCSNGEQLFGARGMGLLTEAISDEQLKSLEGYQSAIGHVRYATTGASEISNVQPFLFKHSKGDLGLAHNGNLTNAHQIRRAIESEGGIFQTTSDSEVLAHLLIKGKSKHIKTNQKAALNQVKGAFSCVILNEKQLTATRDNCGVRPLMLGKVDGAYCVASETCAFTAIGAEYIRDIEPGELITFSGDNDVDYDSYTPDTHQHMCSMEYIYFARPDSEFQKHSIYQVRKALGRQLAKEMGIEADIVIGVPDSSLQAAKGFSEETGIPNEQGLLKNRYIGRTFITPDQSVRERQVRMKHSPIRDVVEGKSIVVIDDSIVRGTTSKYIVKALKSAGAREVHMGISSPPLKNPCYYGIDVSTHAELMAAQYSVETIKEMIGADSLTYLSVEGMHEVFKQYGSKGECNACFTGNYPIEIVDNLLPEVKELKRRGV
- the purM gene encoding phosphoribosylformylglycinamidine cyclo-ligase, with product MAESYKQAGVDIEAGYEAVKQMSSHVERTMRREVLGGLGGFGATFDLSQLNMKAPVLVSGTDGVGTKLKLAIDHNKHDTIGIDAVAMCVNDILTTGAEPLYFLDYIATNKVVPEVIAQIVKGISDGCVETNTALIGGETAEMGEMYHEGEYDVAGFAVGAVEKEDYIDGSEVKAGDVIIGLASHGIHSNGFSLVRRLIEQSGIDVHEKFDGERSYLETFLTPTALYVKPVLAVKEQVRIKAMTHITGGGFYENIPRALPEGKTAVINTSAFPTPKVFDWLQEVGRIDLDEMYHIFNMGIGYTLVVDAEDEDRVHEILKTMNVAAYSIGTVTEEAEAIRLVEA
- the purN gene encoding phosphoribosylglycinamide formyltransferase — encoded protein: MVKIAIFASGSGTNFDNIMQRVKKGVLRNIEVTALYTDQPTAACVQLGQQHGLPVHTYRPKSYVDKLAYEQDVLKQLEAEQVEWIVLAGYMRLIGNTLLDAYEGKILNIHPSLLPKYKGIDAIGKALNNGELETGTTVHYVDAGMDTGQIIAQRKCPIYQDDTKAALEDRIKSLEYELYPEVIQQIIR
- the purH gene encoding bifunctional phosphoribosylaminoimidazolecarboxamide formyltransferase/IMP cyclohydrolase — protein: MKKAILSVSNKTGIATFAKKLVAEGFELYSTGGTYRAIEEAGVPVASVSELTQFDEIMDGRVKTLHPAVHGGILADRDKPEHLEQLAAQNIDLIDMVVVNLYPFQETIKNPNVTEMDAIENIDIGGPTMLRAAAKNFKHVVTIVNPDDYDEVISRLQADTLYEAYRKSLMIKVFKHTFEYDQAITNYFSNNEEVLRYGENPQQAATFVRTSTAPNTLAGAIQHHGKQLSYNNIKDADAALTLVKQFESPAAVAVKHMNPCGVGIGETIHEAYLNAYEADSQSIFGGIVALNRPVTKELAESLHSIFLEVVIAPSFDEAALAVLQQKKNIRLLEVEMTSDPSEQEFVSVSGGYLVQDKDTFDVPKSEMKVVTDVAPTDEQWEALLLGWKVVKAVKSNAIVLANRKQTVGVGAGQMNRVGSAEIAIERAIEMNDNVVLASDGFFPMDDTVETAAKAGVKAIIQPGGSIKDQDSIDMANKYGIAMVTTGMRHFKH